A single region of the Raphanus sativus cultivar WK10039 chromosome 1, ASM80110v3, whole genome shotgun sequence genome encodes:
- the LOC130497674 gene encoding F-box protein At1g49990-like, with protein MARGIRRKSIPESMVVEIIARLPLRSIARFKSVCKEWRSLIESSYFRSLFVSLHRNSSSSSSWSLMFPMKYKNPITEAIGFHGCEIPKSPASYLIPFQLYPNLPPTLNYYYYVDSSHGLVWIEVNLNNFETKSFVGNPVKQEWVEIPPSPHPPASILISWQSQWHSYRRGSDREEE; from the coding sequence ATGGCGAGGGGAATAAGAAGGAAATCAATCCCAGAGTCAATGGTGGTGGAGATCATCGCGAGACTACCTTTGAGGAGCATTGCGAGATTCAAATCGGTGTGCAAAGAGTGGAGATCGTTGATAGAATCGTCTTACTTCCGCAGCCTCTTCGTCTCTCTCCACCGAAactcatcttcctcctcctcctggtcACTTATGTTCCCAATGAAGTATAAGAATCCCATCACCGAAGCTATAGGGTTCCATGGATGCGAGATTCCCAAATCCCCAGCCTCTTATTTAATCCCTTTTCAACTGTATCCCAATCTCCCTCCTACCTTAAACTATTATTACTACGTAGACTCTTCTCACGGATTGGTTTGGATTGAAGTAAACCTCAACAATTTTGAAACCAAATCTTTCGTGGGTAATCCAGTTAAGCAGGAATGGGTTGAGATCCCTCCGTCTCCACATCCTCCTGCTAGCATTCTGATAAGCTGGCAGTCCCAATGGCATTCATACAGAAGAGGATCAGATCGAGAAGAGGAGTGA
- the LOC108806741 gene encoding uncharacterized protein LOC108806741 — MAVSSLEIVKLCGYSPVSSISRHKSTVKLESRKRVLRLADSRRLGRCVRVYSSSPRNGGDNQSKGDEPPESLFMKELKRRGMTPTSLLQDYEVDVDEIKTTGKDSSKKTATTTPPFDQSLLNQRERSLALNSEGLEGLFPRAKILLTTGGTFFLGFWPLIVLTLGAFSALYLYFGADFVHDGSRTPVSPPPYIDPYALLEDERISGINPRLN, encoded by the exons atggcTGTTTCTTCTCTGGAGATTGTTAAATTATGTGGGTACTCTCCTGTATCATCGATTTCCCGCCATAAATCTACAGTGAAACTGGAATCTAGAAAAAGGGTTTTAAGATTAGCAGATTCTCGGCGTCTTGGTCGATGTGTTAGAGTTTATTCATCATCTCCTCGTAACGGCGGCGATAATCAGTCAAAAG GTGATGAACCCCCAGAATCTTTGTTTATGAAAGAATTGAAGAGACGAGGTATGACTCCTACTTCGTTGCTTCAAGACTACGAAGTTGATGTAGATGAGATCAAAACTACTGGTAAAGACAGCTCTAAGAAGACTGCAACTACTACTCCTCCATTTGACCAAAGCTTGttgaaccagagagagagatcgTTGGCCTTAAACAGCGAAGGGCTTGAG GGATTGTTTCCACGTGCTAAGATATTGCTAACGACTGGAGGGACTTTCTTCTTGGGTTTTTGGCCCTTGATAGTCTTAACTCTTGGCGCCTTCTCTGCTCTTTACCTT TACTTTGGAGCAGATTTCGTTCATGATGGAAGCAGAACTCCAGTGTCACCACCACCATACATCGATCCTTATGCCCTCTTGGAGGATGAGAGGATATCTGGGATCAATCCTCGTCTAAATTAG
- the LOC108806733 gene encoding tubulin alpha-6 chain, giving the protein MRECISIHIGQAGIQVGNACWELYCLEHGIQPDGQMPGDKTVGGGDDAFNTFFSETGAGKHVPRAVFVDLEPTVIDEVRTGTYRQLFHPEQLISGKEDAANNFARGHYTIGKEIVDLCLDRIRKLADNCTGLQGFLVFNAVGGGTGSGLGSLLLERLSVDYGKKSKLGFTVYPSPQVSTSVVEPYNSVLSTHSLLEHTDVSILLDNEAIYDICRRSLNIERPTYTNLNRLVSQVISSLTASLRFDGALNVDVTEFQTNLVPYPRIHFMLSSYAPVISAEKAFHEQLSVAEITNSAFEPASMMAKCDPRHGKYMACCLMYRGDVVPKDVNAAVGTIKTKRTIQFVDWCPTGFKCGINYQPPTVVPGGDLAKVQRAVCMISNSTSVAEVFSRIDHKFDLMYAKRAFVHWYVGEGMEEGEFSEAREDLAALEKDYEEVGAEGGDDEDDEGEEY; this is encoded by the exons ATGAGGGAGTGCATCTCGATCCACATTGGTCAAGCCGGTATCCAGGTCGGAAATGCCTGTTGGGAGCTTTACTGCCTTGAACATGGCATTCAG CCTGATGGCCAGATGCCTGGTGACAAAACCGTTGGCGGAGGTGACGATGCTTTCAACACCTTCTTCAGTGAGACCGGTGCTGGAAAGCACGTCCCACGTGCCGTCTTTGTCGATCTTGAGCCCACTGTGATCGACGAAGTCAGGACCGGTACTTACCGTCAGCTTTTCCACCCTGAACAGCTCATCAGCGGTAAAGAAGACGCAGCTAACAACTTCGCCCGTGGCCACTACACCA TTGGGAAGGAGATTGTTGACCTGTGCTTGGACCGTATCAGAAAGCTGGCTGATAACTGTACTGGTCTCCAAGGATTCCTCGTCTTCAACGCTGTTGGTGGAGGAACTGGATCTGGTCTTGGATCTCTTCTCCTCGAGAGACTTTCTGTCGACTATGGGAAAAAGTCCAAGCTCGGGTTCACTGTTTACCCATCTCCACAGGTCTCCACCTCTGTTGTTGAGCCTTACAACAGTGTCCTCTCCACTCACTCCCTCTTGGAACACACTGATGTCTCTATCCTCCTCGACAATGAAGCCATCTACGACATCTGCAGGCGTTCACTAAACATTGAGAGGCCAACCTACACCAACCTTAACCGTCTTGTCTCTCAG GTTATCTCTTCCTTGACTGCTTCTCTAAGGTTCGATGGTGCCTTGAACGTGGATGTGACTGAGTTCCAAACCAACTTGGTCCCGTACCCAAGAATCCACTTCATGCTTTCGTCCTACGCTCCAGTCATCTCTGCTGAGAAAGCCTTCCACGAGCAGCTCTCTGTTGCTGAGATCACAAACAGCGCCTTCGAGCCAGCTTCCATGATGGCTAAGTGTGACCCACGTCACGGGAAATACATGGCTTGCTGTTTGATGTACCGTGGTGATGTCGTCCCTAAAGACGTGAACGCAGCTGTTGGCACCATCAAGACCAAGCGTACCATCCAGTTTGTTGACTGGTGTCCTACTGGATTCAAGTGCGGTATCAACTACCAGCCACCAACTGTTGTCCCAGGAGGTGATCTTGCGAAAGTGCAGAGAGCTGTTTGTATGATCTCCAACTCCACAAGTGTCGCTGAGGTCTTCTCCAGGATTGATCACAAGTTCGATCTCATGTACGCAAAACGTGCTTTCGTTCACTGGTATGTCGGTGAGGGTATGGAGGAGGGAGAGTTCTCTGAGGCTCGTGAGGATCTTGCAGCGTTGGAGAAGGATTATGAAGAGGTTGGTGCTGAAGGTGGTGACGATGAGGATGACGAAGGTGAGGAGTACTAA
- the LOC108810881 gene encoding DNA polymerase kappa — MDEGESSTNSPSRPWESYNTVFTNAKAGMEGVDKEKVQRIVYEMSKGSKYFQNEERKEALMKQKIEHMRERCAKLSASDLSNYQKVVDRRILELEATRDLSRVWLHVDMDAFYAAVETLSNPSLKGKPMAVGGLSMISTANYEARKFGVRAAMPGFIARKLCPDLIFVPVDFPKYTHYSDLTRKVFRNYDPNFIAGSLDEAYLDITEVCRERGLSGGEIAEELRSSVHSETGGLTCSAGVAANRLLAKVCSDINKPNGQFVLQNDRSTVMTFISSLPIRKIGGIGKVTEHILKDALGIKTCEDMVLKGSLLYALFTQSSADFFLAVGLGLGKTDTPEVRSRKSISSERTFAATGDERLLNSKLAEIAEMLSHDMKKEGLMARTLTLKLKTASFEIRSRAVSLQRYTCSSEDILKHATKLLKAELPVSIRLIGLRMSQFSEEIRHSDPSQGTITKFIVQKDSSRQNLDDNDSFDLDASKNCLSNNERLSLSYTSHDTSYDQLKDVVEYEEQSVTQNQECKKEEKRPQVLEGDDLLRKHKESKSDTSAEKTEAVSIFPQMEPLLWVDGYKCNLCGIELPPSFVEERQEHSDFHLAQRLQNEESGPSSSTTPTSKRRILGKEKANSKTKKQKPNQKDDSKHIPIHTFFTKSNQNSNDGTQKK, encoded by the exons atgGATGAAGGCGAATCCTCGACCAACAGTCCGTCGCGTCCATGGGAATCATACAACACCGTCTTCACCAACGCCAAAGCCG GAATGGAGGGAGTTGACAAGGAGAAAGTGCAGAGGATTGTGTATGAGATGAGTAAAGGATCCAAGTATTTTCAAAACGAGGAGCGTAAAGAAGCTCTTATGAAACAGAAGATCGAGCATATGCGTGAGAGGTGTGCTAAGCTCTCTGCCTCTGATTTATCTAATTACCAGAAG GTGGTTGATAGAAGGATCTTAGAGCTTGAAGCTACACGAGACCTGTCTAGAGTATGGCTGCATGTTGATATGGATGCCTTTTATGCTGCTGTTGAAACTTTGAGCAATCCTTCCCTCAAGGGGAAACCCATGGCTGTTGGTGGCTTGTCCATGATCTCCACTGCTAATTATGAG GCAAGGAAGTTTGGTGTCCGTGCAGCTATGCCTGGCTTCATTGCTCGTAAACTGTGTCCAGATTTGATATTTGTTCCCGTAGATTTCCCCAAGTATACTCACTACAGTGATTTAACAAGAAAAG TTTTTAGGAACTATGATCCTAACTTCATTGCTGGGAGCTTGGATGAAGCCTACCTTGACATAACTGAGGTTTGTCGAGAGAGAGGTCTTTCGGGCGGAGAA ATTGCAGAGGAGCTTAGATCTTCTGTTCATTCCGAGACTGGAGGACTGACATGCAGTGCTGGAGTCGCGGCAAACCGCTTGCTCGCCAAG GTTTGCTCAGACATAAACAAGCCCAATGGACAGTTTGTTCTACAAAATGATCGATCAACTGTGATGACATTCATCTCTTCCCTTCCTATAAGAAAG ATAGGAGGAATCGGTAAGGTTACCGAGCATATTCTGAAGGATGCCTTAGGGATTAAAACATGTGAGGACATGGTGCTGAAGGGATCTCTTCTCTACGCTCTCTTTACTCAGTCTTCTGCAG ACTTTTTTCTCGCTGTTGGGCTGGGGCTTGGGAAAACAGACACTCCTGAGGTTAGGTCTCGTAAAAGTATTAGCAGTGAGAGGACATTTGCTGCGACAGGAGATGAAAGATTGCTAAATTCAAAGTTAG CTGAAATTGCAGAAATGCTATCTCATGACATGAAAAAGGAGGGTCTAATGGCAAGAACACTAACACTTAAACTGAAAACTGCCTCCTTTGAG ATTAGGAGCAGAGCTGTTAGCCTGCAGAGGTACACATGTTCAAGCGAGGATATTCTAAAGCATGCTACAAAGCTGTTGAAGGCAGAACTTCCTGTTTCTATAAGGCTGATAG GGCTGCGAATGTCTCAGTTCAGTGAAGAAATCCGCCATTCTGATCCTTCACAGGGAACTATTACCAAGTTCATCGTTCAAAAGGATTCATCAAGGCAAAATCTGGATGACAATGACTCATTTGACTTAGATGCTAGTAAAAATTGTTTAAGTAACAATGAGAGGTTGAGTTTATCCTATACTTCTCATGACACAAGCTATGATCAACTGAAAGATGTTGTCGAATATGAAGAACAATCAGTAACCCAAAATCAAGAATGTAAGAAAGAGGAAAAAAGGCCGCAAGTATTGGAAGGAGATGATCTGCTCAGGAAACACAAGGAGTCCAAATCAGATACAAGTGCAGAAAAGACCGAAGCAGTTTCAATATTTCCGCAGATGGAGCCATTATTATGGGTTGATGGGTACAAATGCAACTTGTGTGGAATCGAGCTACCTCCATCTTTTGTTGAAGAACGGCAAGAACACTCCGATTTCCATCTCGCCCAGAGACTTCAAAATGAAGAATCTGGCCCTAGTTCTTCCACAACACCTACTTCAAAACGAAG GATTCTCGGAAAGGAAAAGGCAAATTCCAAGACAAAGAAGCAGAAACCAAATCAAAAGGATGATAGCAAACACATTCCCATACACACATTCTTCACAAAGAGCAATCAAAACTC GAACGACGGAACCCAGAAGAAATGA
- the LOC108810899 gene encoding F-box protein At1g49990, whose translation MEIGGRTVLEVILVEIIARLPLRTIARLKLVCKQWKSLIESSYLRRVFVSLHKNSSSSWSLMFGAEYPHPEAIGFHGCQTWDLQKSLGSYIKPFPRYLNLLASHNYFYVASSNGLVWINVFFTRTDNMVYSYKSFVGNPVLDQWVEIPPPPDQCIATGLVTRVENGIVSGFKVVRTSRTEGRGMGMHEWRVYVYSSETGLWTTKRLLSSHPVSFTGSYPPMNLNGMLYLRERGSDATEPGVLVGYDFYGPEDDDQCLVIHLPHLFSKDVRRCLTTSGADVIYIEILYPRLKVWKLNNKYSRNGEWWQLSREESVEFDAHCFPLAMNPFDPNIVYLWSQHHESLVTCNLWRQEFIVHQESETGRNSEGCYCVNTSGFKGYVKGNVDATTVIMLSPFVLQLWMDSVPRPQN comes from the coding sequence ATGGAGATTGGAGGAAGAACAGTTCTAGAGGTGATACTGGTGGAGATCATTGCAAGACTGCCTTTGAGAACCATCGCTAGACTCAAACTGGTGTGCAAACAATGGAAGTCGTTGATAGAATCATCCTATCTCCGCCGTGTCTTTGTCTCTCTTCACAAGAACTCCTCTTCCTCTTGGTCTCTCATGTTCGGAGCTGAGTACCCTCATCCAGAAGCTATAGGCTTCCATGGGTGCCAAACATGGGATCTACAAAAGTCTCTAGGCTCTTATATCAAGCCTTTTCCACGGTATCTGAATCTCCTTGCTAGCCATAACTACTTCTATGTAGCTTCTTCCAATGGATTGGTTTGGATCAATGTATTCTTTACCCGCACTGATAACATGGTTTACAGTTATAAATCCTTTGTTGGTAATccggttttagaccaatgggtCGAAATCCCTCCACCTCCAGACCAATGTATAGCCACTGGTTTGGTAACGCGTGTGGAGAACGGCATCgtctcagggttcaaggtggtcAGGACTTCAAGGACTGAAGGTAGAGGCATGGGAATGCATGAATGGAGAGTGTATGTGTATTCGTCTGAGACTGGTTTATGGACTACCAAGCGACTTCTCTCCTCTCATCCTGTTAGCTTCACTGGTTCTTACCCTCCTATGAATCTCAACGGGATGCTTTATCTGCGGGAAAGAGGCTCGGATGCTACAGAGCCTGGTGTCCTTGTAGGTTATGATTTCTATGGACCGGAAGATGATGATCAATGCCTGGTTATACATCTTCCTCATCTGTTCAGCAAAGACGTTAGGAGGTGCTTAACTACTTCAGGGGCAGATGTCATCTACATTGAAATACTGTATCCAAGATTGAAGGTCTGGAAGCTGAATAACAAGTACTCTAGGAATGGTGAATGGTGGCAACTTTCACGGGAAGAATCAGTCGAATTCGATGCCCATTGTTTTCCTTTGGCTATGAATCCGTTTGATCCTAATATCGTCTATCTATGGAGTCAACACCATGAAAGTTTGGTAACGTGTAATCTATGGAGACAAGAGTTTATTGTTCATCAAGAGTCAGAGACCGGGAGAAACAGTGAAGGTTGTTATTGCGTAAACACCTCCGGTTTTAAGGGGTATGTGAAAGGTAATGTCGATGCAACTACGGTCATCATGTTATCACCATTTGTGCTTCAACTATGGATGGATTCAGTACCTCGGCCACAAAACTGA
- the LOC108810909 gene encoding uncharacterized protein LOC108810909, producing the protein MRALAAAQPLLSDLPSLVRSWLPPSSSFKAFSSSSPSSDSDLRNQSRGGLPRFFSDDLPSRKGGMVRVQGSEFWHMAKVLRLKAEDRVELFNGKGGLVEGCIQNIDKTGVDFVAQEDQKVVLPQGIQWQVFAAFGTLKGGRADWLIEKCTELGASSVTPLLTERSSVISDNRVDRLERVSFAAAKQCQRLHQMVLSPPIKFNALLDHISKSKLCLIATAEATPLLNAVKSSGKESSGLLIVGPEGDFTKKEVEMMLEAGGTAVGLGPHRLRVETATIALLATLVMWSDSQETV; encoded by the exons ATGAGAGCACTGGCGGCGGCACAGCCGTTGCTTTCCGATTTGCCGAGTCTTGTTCGCTCATGGCTTCCGCCGTCTTCAAGCTTCAAGgcgttttcttcttcttctccttcgtcGGATTCGGACCTTCGGAATCAGTCTCGCGGTGGCCTCCCTCGATTCTTCTCCGACGATCTTCCATCGCGCAAG GGTGGAATGGTTCGTGTTCAAGGCTCTGAGTTTTGGCATATGGCTAAAGTTCTAAGATTGAAAGCTGAAGACAG GGTAGAACTCTTTAATGGCAAAGGAGGTTTGGTAGAAGGTTGTATACAAAACATAGACAAAACTGGAGTTGATTTCGTCGCACAAGAAGATCAGAAGGTGGTTCTTCCTCAGGGCATCCAGTGGCAGGTGTTTGCAGCTTTTG GCACTTTGAAGGGTGGTAGAGCAGACTGGCTAATTGAGAAATGTACC GAACTTGGAGCGAGTAGTGTCACACCACTTTTAACAGAAAGATCTTCCGTAATCTCTGATAACCGGGTTGATAGATTGGAGCGTGTTAGTTTTGCTGCTGCTAAACAAT GCCAAAGGCTACATCAAATGGTACTTAGCCCTCCGATCAAATTTAATGCCCTCTTGGATCAT ATTTCCAAGTCAAAGTTATGTTTGATTGCTACAGCCGAAGCTACACCTCTTCTAAATGCAGTAAAATCCTCAGGCAAAGAAAGTAGCGGACTGTTAATTGTTGGACCAGAAGGCG ATTTCACGAAGAAAGAGGTGGAGATGATGTTGGAAGCAGGCGGCACAGCTGTTGGACTTGGACCACACCGGTTGCGAGTTGAGACGGCAACCATTGCGCTTTTGGCCACTTTAGTGATGTGGTCTGACTCTCAGGAGACAGTCTAA